In the Pyrolobus fumarii 1A genome, one interval contains:
- a CDS encoding ATP-binding protein, whose translation MKLSGGYGPVLDHAELERLLYALARSVIIDGRGGREAPAVFIWGPPGVGKSDTVRRVAARLAEESGRRLVEYEGVETHRMVSKEPEKYLVLVDIRASQLEPSDVQGLPRLVEEDGAVYTVWAAPLWARILSLPGIAGILFLDEVNLASPLVQAALYQVILERRVGSLHLSNRVFVVAAGNREQIDNPYARPLAPPLANRFVHVTLECPDPTSWLRWAEANGVHPWIREYIASSAAGGKNPLCGMRAVGESHAFPTPRSWEFASSLLKRCQEAGGCKRIEDDDTVMMIAAAVGNHAANEWKIWAEVMRGLPSPKTLAKNPEKLAEVLSSVRARGESMAAYYILARVAYAALDDPEVYANFLLSLENVIRKARLTTDYFNAIVSLTHPLARDKLEKLRSKNPKLYQQLNALLTRYYTMQPVM comes from the coding sequence TTGAAGCTGAGTGGAGGCTACGGCCCGGTACTCGACCACGCTGAGCTTGAGCGTCTGCTCTATGCGCTTGCGAGGAGCGTCATTATCGATGGTCGTGGGGGTAGGGAGGCCCCCGCGGTGTTCATCTGGGGGCCGCCTGGCGTCGGGAAGAGCGACACTGTGAGGAGGGTTGCGGCACGCTTAGCAGAGGAGAGTGGCAGGCGACTAGTTGAGTACGAGGGTGTCGAGACACACCGCATGGTGAGCAAGGAGCCAGAGAAGTACCTGGTGCTGGTCGACATAAGGGCATCCCAGCTTGAGCCGAGTGACGTCCAGGGGCTTCCGAGGCTTGTGGAGGAGGATGGTGCAGTCTACACCGTGTGGGCAGCTCCCCTATGGGCTCGCATACTCTCCCTTCCCGGGATAGCGGGGATATTGTTCCTCGACGAGGTCAACCTTGCATCACCATTAGTCCAGGCAGCTCTATACCAGGTTATACTCGAGAGGAGAGTTGGATCACTTCACCTCTCTAACCGCGTATTCGTCGTTGCCGCGGGTAACCGAGAGCAGATAGACAACCCATATGCACGCCCATTAGCACCGCCCCTCGCAAACCGCTTTGTGCACGTTACGCTAGAGTGTCCGGACCCCACCTCCTGGCTACGCTGGGCGGAGGCTAACGGGGTGCACCCCTGGATACGCGAGTATATCGCGTCCAGTGCCGCTGGCGGCAAGAACCCGTTGTGCGGCATGAGGGCTGTCGGTGAGAGCCACGCGTTCCCAACTCCACGTAGCTGGGAGTTTGCAAGCAGTCTACTCAAGAGGTGTCAGGAGGCGGGTGGATGTAAGCGCATCGAAGACGATGACACAGTGATGATGATTGCTGCTGCGGTAGGCAACCATGCCGCCAACGAGTGGAAGATCTGGGCCGAGGTTATGAGGGGTCTCCCATCCCCCAAGACACTCGCAAAGAACCCGGAGAAGCTCGCTGAGGTGCTCTCTAGCGTAAGGGCGCGTGGCGAGAGCATGGCAGCCTACTATATACTCGCTAGGGTCGCCTACGCGGCTCTAGACGACCCAGAGGTATACGCTAACTTCCTCCTCTCGCTGGAGAACGTGATACGCAAGGCGAGGCTCACAACCGACTACTTTAACGCCATAGTGAGCCTCACGCATCCCCTGGCACGCGATAAGCTCGAGAAGTTGCGCTCCAAGAACCCCAAGCTATACCAGCAGCTCAACGCCCTCCTGACAAGATACTACACGATGCAGCCGGTGATGTAG
- a CDS encoding DUF2201 family putative metallopeptidase: MLGLPFFAVSWRSLIERARARICGADRVLCGILLALKPVEAPGLGTLGVTKDGRLLVDPKAVMEYTLHGRRIEELARILVHEALHVLFLHPERCEKLGDLNICNVAADAIVEATIEESVRGDPSLARTLGFYTEDGVLNAPRPGSEYHKRLEALREFLEKCGVPWDMVLDETLESIYKKLEACLRKKGGAPAKSIDSHPWGGAQPSIVAPRGGSISSGREQLGEIARMAAKMVEEGGGAGPSGIAGKLPGVVPGEWENVLELTGLRAKLNWRQLLQRLLDRYAPLDYTWRRPSRRSEALRVYLPGPLKRGWKITVALDTSGSIEDDEYREFLAALYELLADRPVETLVVVEADVRVQRMQVFTDPPPPAVIEWARRRRGYGGTVFSTVIDEILEKHPDTDLIIYFTDGYGYYPKTQPRVPIIWVISRRGVKPGSRYWPPIGHVVKIE; encoded by the coding sequence TTGCTAGGCTTACCCTTCTTTGCTGTCTCGTGGCGCTCCCTCATAGAGAGGGCACGCGCCCGCATATGCGGTGCAGATCGTGTACTCTGTGGTATACTCCTAGCTCTCAAGCCAGTCGAGGCTCCCGGCCTTGGCACGCTAGGGGTCACGAAGGATGGTAGGCTACTCGTCGACCCTAAGGCGGTAATGGAGTATACGCTGCACGGTAGGCGTATAGAGGAACTAGCGAGGATACTTGTTCACGAGGCGCTACACGTACTCTTCTTGCACCCAGAGCGTTGCGAGAAACTAGGAGACTTGAACATATGCAACGTGGCAGCTGACGCCATCGTCGAGGCTACTATCGAGGAGAGTGTTAGGGGTGACCCGTCTCTCGCGAGAACGCTAGGATTCTACACGGAGGATGGCGTGCTTAACGCGCCACGCCCCGGTAGCGAGTATCACAAGAGGCTAGAGGCTCTGCGCGAGTTTCTAGAGAAGTGCGGTGTGCCATGGGACATGGTGTTAGACGAGACTCTCGAAAGTATCTACAAGAAGCTAGAGGCTTGTCTCAGGAAGAAGGGCGGCGCGCCCGCCAAGAGTATAGACTCTCACCCGTGGGGCGGCGCCCAGCCGTCAATCGTAGCGCCGAGAGGAGGAAGCATCAGCAGTGGTCGTGAACAGCTTGGCGAGATAGCTCGCATGGCGGCCAAGATGGTCGAGGAGGGTGGCGGTGCAGGACCTAGTGGCATCGCGGGCAAACTGCCTGGCGTCGTGCCCGGCGAGTGGGAGAACGTACTCGAGCTTACCGGGCTACGTGCAAAGCTAAACTGGAGGCAGCTGCTACAAAGGCTTCTCGACCGCTACGCGCCCCTCGACTATACCTGGAGAAGGCCAAGTAGGAGGAGCGAGGCTCTACGCGTCTACCTGCCCGGGCCTCTCAAGAGAGGATGGAAGATAACAGTGGCGCTCGATACCAGCGGGAGCATAGAGGACGACGAGTACAGAGAGTTCCTCGCGGCGCTATACGAGCTTCTCGCTGACCGCCCCGTTGAGACGCTAGTTGTCGTAGAGGCCGACGTGAGGGTGCAAAGAATGCAGGTCTTCACCGACCCGCCGCCACCAGCGGTCATAGAGTGGGCGAGGAGGAGACGAGGATACGGCGGTACAGTCTTCAGCACAGTGATAGACGAGATACTCGAGAAGCACCCCGACACAGACCTCATCATATACTTTACCGACGGGTACGGCTACTACCCCAAGACCCAGCCAAGAGTCCCCATCATCTGGGTCATCTCTAGGAGGGGTGTCAAGCCGGGTAGCCGCTACTGGCCACCCATTGGCCACGTCGTGAAAATCGAGTGA
- a CDS encoding [LysW]-aminoadipate/[LysW]-glutamate kinase, producing MLLVVKAGGRALEQNMERILDSIAWAVQEGHKVVFVHGGGDLVTEYSKKMGVEPKIMMSASGVRFRYTDEEELEVFVMVLAGLLNKRIVAGLEKRGVKALGVSGVDAGMIRAERKKHVIVIDPETGRKRLLPGGYTGKIRSVDANAMTRLLDAGFTLVVAPLALGTEGEMLNVDGDQAAAEIAKALRADKLILLTDVDGLLIDGKLVESLTPDEARALLEKIGPGMNRKVMMAVEALEAGVGEVVIGSGLRENPIRELLEGAPATRLARG from the coding sequence ATGCTCCTAGTCGTAAAGGCTGGAGGAAGAGCCCTCGAGCAGAACATGGAGCGTATACTCGACTCGATAGCGTGGGCAGTGCAGGAGGGCCACAAGGTAGTATTCGTGCATGGTGGCGGTGACCTGGTAACCGAGTACTCCAAGAAGATGGGGGTCGAGCCAAAGATAATGATGTCTGCAAGCGGAGTTCGCTTCCGCTACACTGATGAGGAAGAGCTAGAGGTATTCGTGATGGTGCTGGCAGGTCTGCTCAACAAGAGGATTGTCGCAGGTCTCGAGAAACGCGGTGTGAAGGCTCTAGGCGTTAGCGGTGTGGATGCAGGCATGATCCGCGCCGAGAGAAAGAAGCACGTGATCGTTATCGACCCGGAGACCGGGAGGAAGAGGCTACTGCCAGGCGGCTATACGGGCAAGATAAGAAGCGTAGATGCAAACGCGATGACTAGACTATTAGATGCAGGATTCACGCTGGTAGTCGCACCCCTAGCACTAGGCACTGAAGGCGAGATGCTCAACGTGGATGGCGACCAGGCCGCGGCAGAGATAGCGAAGGCACTAAGAGCCGACAAGTTAATCCTTCTCACAGACGTCGACGGACTGCTGATTGATGGCAAGCTTGTGGAGAGCCTTACACCGGATGAGGCCAGAGCGCTGCTAGAAAAGATAGGGCCTGGCATGAACCGAAAGGTGATGATGGCAGTCGAGGCTCTAGAGGCTGGAGTTGGCGAGGTCGTGATAGGCTCGGGGCTACGTGAAAACCCGATACGCGAGCTGCTAGAAGGGGCCCCAGCCACTAGGCTAGCCAGAGGATGA
- a CDS encoding CDC48 family AAA ATPase: protein MPETREVRLRVAEARSKDVGRKIARIDRRTMRQLGVEVGDFIEIEGPKGTAVAQVWPLPPDEEGKSIIRIDGYIREAIGVGIGDYVTVRKAKVQPAIRVVLAPTERIPVSRDFVEYVKEFLLRRPVTRGEVVIIPFFGSALRLVVVSTQPGQAVYITEQTEVELREEPVKEEQVRRKIPRVTWEDIGDLEEAKERIREIVELPLKHPELFKHLGIEPPKGILLYGPPGVGKTLLAKALANEIGAYFIAINGPEIMSKYYGESEQRLREIFEEAEKNAPAIIFIDEIDAIAPKREEVTGEVEKRVVAQLLTLMDGLKERGKVIVIGATNRPDAIDPALRRPGRFDREIEIRPPDKRARKEILLVHVRNVPLCDEQKVKEGLCSPGDVVDLDRIAEMTHGYTGADLAALVKEAAMNALRRFIKSGQIDLNKPIPTETLRKLVVTMKDFLDAMKVIQPSLIREIYVEVPEVHWDDIGGLEDVKQQLREAVEWPLKHPEVFESMGIRPPKGILLFGPPGVGKTLLAKAAATESGANFIAVRGPEILSKWVGESEKAIREIFRRARQVAPTIIFFDEIDAIAPARGMRHDTSGVTDRIVNQLLTEMDGIVPLQNVVVIAATNRPDILDPALLRPGRFDRLIYVPPPDKKARLEIFRIHTRKMPLADDVDLEKLAEMTEGYTGADIEAVCREAAMIALREAIQKGQGLKPQPVRMEHFLKALKAVPPSLTREDILRYERLARELKRMVI, encoded by the coding sequence GTGCCCGAGACGAGAGAAGTCCGCCTCCGCGTTGCAGAGGCGCGGTCGAAGGACGTTGGCAGGAAGATAGCCAGGATTGATAGGCGTACGATGAGGCAGCTTGGCGTCGAGGTCGGGGACTTCATAGAGATTGAGGGTCCAAAGGGTACGGCTGTGGCGCAGGTCTGGCCGCTGCCGCCAGACGAGGAGGGCAAGAGCATCATAAGGATAGATGGCTACATACGCGAGGCTATTGGCGTGGGCATCGGGGACTACGTGACTGTCAGGAAGGCTAAGGTGCAACCTGCTATCCGTGTTGTCCTTGCCCCCACAGAGAGAATACCCGTATCCCGCGACTTCGTCGAGTACGTGAAGGAGTTCCTCCTTAGGCGCCCAGTTACCCGCGGAGAGGTCGTCATCATACCCTTCTTCGGCTCTGCACTACGCCTGGTCGTCGTCTCGACGCAGCCTGGCCAGGCTGTCTACATCACCGAGCAGACCGAGGTGGAGCTGCGCGAGGAGCCTGTGAAGGAGGAGCAGGTGCGCAGGAAGATACCGAGAGTAACCTGGGAGGATATCGGCGACCTTGAGGAGGCAAAGGAGAGGATACGCGAGATAGTCGAGCTGCCATTGAAGCACCCGGAGCTCTTCAAGCACCTTGGTATCGAGCCTCCGAAGGGTATCCTGCTCTATGGGCCTCCCGGTGTAGGCAAGACGCTACTCGCGAAAGCACTTGCTAACGAGATTGGAGCCTACTTCATTGCTATCAACGGCCCGGAGATAATGAGCAAGTACTACGGCGAGTCCGAGCAGAGGCTACGCGAGATATTCGAGGAGGCCGAGAAGAACGCCCCAGCAATCATCTTCATCGACGAGATTGACGCGATTGCACCGAAGCGCGAGGAGGTAACAGGCGAGGTCGAGAAGCGTGTTGTCGCCCAGCTCCTAACCCTAATGGATGGCCTCAAGGAGCGCGGCAAGGTCATCGTTATCGGCGCTACTAACAGGCCGGACGCCATTGACCCGGCGCTTAGGAGGCCCGGCAGGTTCGACAGAGAGATCGAGATCAGGCCTCCAGACAAGAGGGCACGCAAGGAGATACTCCTGGTTCACGTGAGGAATGTGCCCCTCTGTGACGAGCAGAAGGTCAAGGAGGGCCTATGCAGCCCTGGCGACGTGGTAGACCTGGATAGGATTGCCGAGATGACGCACGGCTACACTGGCGCCGACCTAGCAGCACTCGTCAAAGAGGCCGCGATGAACGCGCTAAGGAGGTTCATCAAGAGCGGCCAGATAGATCTCAACAAGCCGATACCCACCGAGACCCTCCGCAAGCTCGTCGTGACAATGAAGGACTTCCTCGATGCAATGAAGGTGATACAGCCGAGCCTCATCAGAGAGATCTATGTTGAGGTTCCTGAGGTGCATTGGGATGATATTGGTGGTCTTGAGGATGTTAAGCAGCAGCTTCGTGAGGCTGTGGAGTGGCCCTTGAAGCACCCAGAGGTATTCGAGTCGATGGGTATTCGTCCGCCGAAGGGGATTCTGCTCTTCGGCCCGCCGGGTGTCGGCAAGACCCTGCTCGCGAAGGCCGCTGCAACCGAGAGCGGCGCCAACTTCATAGCCGTGAGAGGCCCAGAGATACTCTCAAAGTGGGTAGGCGAAAGCGAAAAAGCAATACGAGAGATATTCAGGAGGGCGAGACAAGTAGCACCAACCATCATCTTCTTCGACGAGATTGACGCCATTGCACCAGCTAGGGGCATGAGGCACGACACTAGCGGCGTGACGGACAGGATTGTGAACCAGCTGCTTACCGAGATGGACGGCATCGTGCCGCTTCAGAATGTGGTTGTGATTGCTGCCACTAACAGGCCGGACATCCTAGACCCGGCGCTGCTCAGACCAGGCAGATTCGACCGTCTCATCTATGTGCCACCGCCAGACAAGAAGGCGAGGCTAGAGATCTTTAGGATACACACTAGGAAGATGCCGCTGGCTGACGACGTGGACCTAGAGAAGCTTGCCGAGATGACAGAGGGCTACACGGGCGCTGACATTGAGGCTGTGTGCCGTGAAGCCGCAATGATAGCGCTTAGGGAGGCTATCCAGAAGGGCCAGGGTCTAAAGCCGCAACCAGTGCGCATGGAGCACTTCCTCAAGGCGCTGAAAGCAGTGCCGCCGAGCCTAACGAGAGAGGATATACTCCGCTACGAGAGGCTTGCGAGAGAGCTCAAGAGGATGGTCATCTAA
- a CDS encoding PaREP1 family protein — protein MSVVVTLPRVIVERLRREAVRHGLTLEEYMVELLTRNLDPAERAREYIVAARELLEQARKEVKRGDARQAAEKVWGATALAVKAYASWRDGRRLASHGELWEYKRILEDELGDWVSDAWHAGQTMHVCFYEGWCSVRDVEKALKRVEKLVAEVEKRILGVK, from the coding sequence GTGAGTGTTGTTGTAACGCTACCCCGGGTTATAGTCGAGCGTTTAAGGAGGGAGGCTGTGAGGCATGGGCTCACCCTAGAGGAGTACATGGTTGAGCTCCTCACTAGGAATCTCGATCCAGCAGAACGAGCACGTGAGTACATCGTTGCTGCTAGGGAGCTGCTAGAGCAGGCTCGGAAGGAGGTGAAACGGGGCGATGCTAGGCAGGCTGCCGAGAAGGTTTGGGGTGCCACGGCTCTAGCCGTGAAGGCTTATGCTTCTTGGAGGGATGGTAGGAGGTTGGCAAGCCACGGGGAACTATGGGAGTATAAGAGGATTCTTGAGGATGAGCTTGGAGACTGGGTTAGTGACGCCTGGCACGCCGGGCAAACGATGCACGTATGTTTCTATGAAGGTTGGTGTAGTGTACGAGACGTCGAGAAGGCGTTGAAGCGTGTCGAGAAGCTCGTAGCCGAGGTGGAGAAGAGAATACTTGGTGTCAAATAG
- a CDS encoding sodium:solute symporter family protein has product MALWFAGLFVLFVAVGSLIAWLSRRMGIRTVEDFYTAGGRLGGFLAALTYAATTYSSFMMVGLVGFAYSTGVGSLGFELAYLIATLGLLSLVGPRIWRMARERGWVSPSEVLSGVYGSRTLGVAVALLYLVALVPYASAQFIGVGRVFEGLGLGFAYGVAAMFILSALWTLIAGMWSVATTDAFQGTWMIATAIALIAWLSTLIAGHDVDVARLVSEKGLLDLTSFWTPSTFLAFTIPWVFFAVTNPQVVQRLYVPRDAKSYRRMVTLFGLYGWAYTLLVVGIGLIAAGLSAANILPPVDARDKVTPTLLTLAPAPLAAATYVGIVAASISTVDSIVLSIASALSHELGLRGLKAAYIAVLLINTAAAAVALSRPAPIVEMSVLSSLLLLPLAVPTIIAALSPQSARGMGGYALASIVSGVAIAFAAALILGPKKAFIFNIWGVPLSLIVLIVSTVLVLPVLLRHRG; this is encoded by the coding sequence GTGGCTCTGTGGTTCGCCGGTCTCTTTGTACTGTTTGTCGCCGTGGGCTCGCTGATTGCCTGGCTCTCTCGCCGGATGGGTATCAGGACTGTGGAGGACTTCTACACTGCTGGCGGTAGGCTTGGTGGTTTCCTAGCGGCGTTGACCTACGCTGCCACCACGTACAGCAGCTTCATGATGGTTGGCCTCGTGGGGTTCGCCTACTCTACGGGTGTGGGCTCGTTAGGCTTCGAGCTAGCGTACCTCATAGCCACTCTTGGCTTGCTATCGCTCGTGGGCCCGAGGATATGGCGTATGGCGCGTGAGAGGGGCTGGGTTAGCCCGAGCGAGGTGCTTAGCGGTGTATACGGCTCTAGGACGCTGGGTGTAGCTGTTGCTCTGCTTTATCTCGTCGCTCTTGTGCCTTACGCCTCTGCCCAGTTCATTGGCGTTGGGCGCGTGTTCGAGGGGCTGGGCCTAGGCTTCGCCTATGGAGTAGCAGCCATGTTCATCCTCAGCGCGTTGTGGACACTCATCGCTGGTATGTGGAGCGTTGCGACGACAGATGCGTTCCAGGGCACGTGGATGATAGCCACGGCTATCGCGCTAATAGCGTGGTTATCAACGCTCATAGCCGGGCATGATGTTGACGTGGCACGCCTCGTCTCGGAGAAGGGTCTTCTAGACTTGACGAGCTTCTGGACCCCATCGACGTTCCTGGCGTTCACCATCCCGTGGGTCTTCTTCGCGGTGACCAACCCGCAGGTAGTCCAGCGCCTCTATGTCCCGAGGGACGCCAAGTCCTACCGGAGGATGGTGACACTCTTCGGGCTGTACGGGTGGGCCTACACGCTGCTAGTAGTCGGCATAGGGTTGATAGCAGCTGGGCTCAGCGCCGCGAATATCCTGCCGCCCGTCGACGCCCGGGATAAAGTTACGCCAACACTGCTGACTCTCGCCCCCGCGCCTCTCGCAGCCGCGACCTATGTGGGCATAGTGGCCGCGAGCATCTCTACGGTAGACAGCATAGTGTTGAGCATTGCGAGCGCCTTGTCACACGAGCTTGGCCTTAGGGGGCTCAAAGCAGCGTACATCGCCGTGCTGCTGATAAACACTGCAGCTGCCGCCGTGGCCCTATCCAGGCCCGCGCCTATAGTCGAGATGAGCGTACTCTCATCGCTATTGCTACTGCCGCTAGCCGTCCCGACCATAATAGCGGCACTATCACCGCAGAGTGCCCGCGGCATGGGAGGCTATGCTCTCGCGTCTATAGTATCCGGGGTTGCCATAGCCTTCGCCGCGGCACTCATACTGGGACCGAAGAAGGCCTTCATCTTTAACATATGGGGCGTACCATTATCGCTCATCGTGCTAATAGTGTCTACGGTGTTGGTGCTACCAGTGCTGTTGAGGCACCGAGGCTAA
- a CDS encoding dihydrofolate reductase family protein, translated as MPQAVYERPFVLHFSTMTIDGRIASATGYSILSCKFDKLRLYLLRGMVNAVMVGASTVNIDNPRLARRIGDVKPYYRVVVDGRLSTSPNARVYNDTSVPTIVFTGGSAPREKIEELRRRGVEVVVVGEGHRVNLGDALRILLENYGVKRVLVEGGGVLAHSLHRERLVDELRVTIAPVLFAAGRSIVDDPEGRGFTEWPASPRLSLECHEVCPCGHCIHLVYRVRDAQCCPVSTPPPRCLADRILRAARL; from the coding sequence GTGCCACAAGCCGTGTATGAGAGACCCTTTGTCCTACACTTTTCTACGATGACCATTGACGGTCGAATTGCATCCGCTACCGGCTATAGCATCTTGAGCTGCAAGTTCGACAAGCTTAGGCTCTACCTGCTTAGGGGTATGGTAAACGCTGTAATGGTCGGAGCTAGCACCGTGAATATCGACAACCCTAGACTTGCTCGTAGAATTGGAGATGTCAAGCCCTACTACCGTGTCGTCGTCGATGGGCGTCTTTCGACAAGCCCCAACGCAAGGGTGTATAACGATACTAGCGTACCTACCATCGTGTTTACCGGTGGCAGCGCGCCACGCGAAAAGATAGAGGAGTTGCGCCGTAGGGGTGTGGAGGTTGTCGTGGTTGGTGAGGGACACCGCGTTAACCTAGGGGATGCGCTGAGGATTCTGCTGGAGAACTATGGAGTGAAGAGGGTGCTAGTAGAGGGTGGCGGTGTGCTGGCACACAGTTTGCACAGGGAGAGGCTAGTTGACGAGCTTCGCGTTACCATAGCCCCAGTGTTGTTCGCGGCGGGAAGGAGCATTGTAGACGATCCGGAGGGTCGAGGGTTCACCGAGTGGCCAGCATCACCAAGGCTTAGTCTCGAATGCCACGAGGTATGCCCTTGCGGGCATTGCATACACCTAGTTTACCGCGTACGAGATGCGCAATGCTGTCCCGTGTCCACTCCGCCTCCTCGCTGCCTTGCAGATAGGATACTCCGAGCTGCACGCCTGTAG
- a CDS encoding thioredoxin family protein: MTAQLNLILIDTLLKAYGAPRLSELLRKLASLERSVEIIVEQGENEASKVMLDVLRSFSDLSGGKLVIREERTDRKLPPPPSIRVVTCFEGRLRYHGLMDGILLGPLVESLLYAGGVLEPPSVEAKQRRVEIYVIPGRPCLVTLRNFIPVVAASNELELDVIDAREYEKMGGKLPAPFVPAVVVDGKLVKVGSVKSIEEAVKLLE, encoded by the coding sequence GTGACCGCGCAGTTAAACCTCATACTTATAGACACTCTCCTGAAGGCGTACGGTGCGCCGCGCTTATCCGAACTGTTGCGGAAGCTGGCGAGCCTGGAGAGGAGCGTCGAGATTATCGTGGAGCAGGGTGAGAACGAGGCATCTAAGGTAATGCTAGATGTGCTTCGCAGCTTTTCTGATCTATCGGGTGGCAAGCTGGTCATACGTGAGGAGCGGACAGATAGGAAGCTGCCCCCGCCCCCCTCCATACGTGTCGTGACATGCTTCGAGGGTAGGCTGCGCTACCATGGCCTCATGGACGGTATATTGTTGGGTCCCCTAGTCGAGTCGCTACTGTATGCCGGCGGTGTGCTTGAACCGCCGAGCGTCGAGGCAAAACAGCGTCGCGTGGAGATATACGTGATACCTGGTAGGCCTTGCCTCGTGACGCTGCGTAACTTCATACCAGTAGTAGCAGCCTCTAACGAGCTGGAGCTCGACGTGATAGATGCGAGGGAGTATGAGAAGATGGGTGGGAAGCTACCAGCACCGTTTGTACCAGCGGTTGTCGTGGACGGGAAGCTAGTGAAAGTGGGCTCGGTCAAGAGTATAGAGGAGGCTGTTAAGCTGCTAGAGTGA